In Triticum aestivum cultivar Chinese Spring chromosome 5B, IWGSC CS RefSeq v2.1, whole genome shotgun sequence, the following proteins share a genomic window:
- the LOC123116529 gene encoding uncharacterized protein, giving the protein MCEVAASLVPVLEIDMSTILKEIIRAKVGVRDFGKIPHHTEITDKDLIIYRINIELEEVIEQGWYEEKRKFENMETELDGTTMGGQKKIKIGELGADGIKENISMGSVGLKKFEEMQQKNEEILKMRKDYLLEVGLRKKVEVELDKVLKKFQEVEEIKCRNDAWKAVDKKKTAIWETEKRSLQDMIQGQQELINKCREKIDAWKEKEIYGEDLGEKNEMESKISQDNTPEDAYVEPVNYSASQDSVESLGTKLGIHKKEEGDKDKYKEGPARRSDRNLDKKDAKIEDLAKERAAEKDNYEKVPRGKNVDAGRKTHHASSK; this is encoded by the coding sequence ATGTGTGAGGTGGCTGCTTCTCTTGTTCCTGTTTTGGAAATTGATATGTCCACTATTCTGAAAGAGATAATCAGGGCTAAAGTGGGAGTCAGAGACTTTGGAAAAATCCCCCATCATACTGAGATTACTGACAAGGACCTGATCATATATAGAATCAACATTGAGTTGGAAGAGGTGATCGAACAAGGGTGGTATGAAGAAAAAAGAAAGTTTGAGAACATGGAAACTGAACTTGATGGAACAACTATGGGAGGTCAGAAAAAAATCAAGATTGGTGAGTTGGGAGCTGATGGGATCAAGGAAAACATCTCCATGGGAAGTGTAGGACTCAAAAAATTTGAGGAGATGCAACAAAAAAATGAGGAGATATTGAAGATGCGGAAAGATTACTTGCTAGAGGTGGGCTTGAGAAAGAAAGTAGAGGTGGAGCTGGATAAAGTTCTCAAAAAGTTTCAAGAAGTTGAAGAAATCAAGTGCAGGAATGATGCTTGGAAAGCTGTGGACAAAAAAAAGACTGCTATTTGGGAAACTGAGAAGAGGAGTCTGCAGGATATGATCCAAGGTCAGCAAGAGTTGATAAACAAGTGCAGGGAAAAAATTGATGCTTGGAAAGAGAAAGAGATCTATGGAGAAGATTTAGGTGAGAAAAATGAGATGGAATCTAAAATATCCCAGGATAACACACCTGAAGATGCTTATGTAGAACCTGTGAATTACTCAGCTAGTCAAGATTCAGTGGAATCTCTAGGCACAAAATTAGGAATTCACAAGAAGGAGGAGGGAGACAAGGATAAATATAAAGAGGGACCTGCTAGAAGAAGTGATAGAAACCTGGATAAAAAAGATGCTAAAATAGAAGACCTGGCCAAGGAAAGGGCGGCTGAAAAAGACAATTATG